The genomic interval GATTCAtctactttatatatttaaaaataccccCATTAATAATTAACACAAGGCATTATTATGAAGGATCAAACAGAGGTAATGAGTACTCAAAACTTGCCTATGCTTCATCTTCTAAGTTAGTTCTTTGTATTCAGAAATGTATTTTGTGTGGCCCAAAGAACTCCACAATGCCTGGCATTCTCAAGAAAATTTCAAGTTAGTGTATGTAGTGAAGTTACAGCTTCTTCATTATTATTAGTATTACTTCCTTGTAGAATACATGTAAAATACTTATCAAGCTGAAGTTTGATGAGCACTTAATATGttaataaagtgaaaaaaagaaaatttgtcaCTTTGTAGATTATCCAGATTCTATGTAGGGGGGACAGAAGAATATTTGATAAGGTCAAAATTAGATTAAAAGTtatttaataaatacaataaagattaaaacattttaaacaccaTGAAACACACAATGATTAtgtgaaataaaatgttattagAGATGGGAAGAAGGGATAATGTATAAAAAGCTTCTGCTATTTCCAGAACATCCACATGTCCCAGAATTTAAGAATTACTGGAGGAGCAAATATGTTGTATTTCAGGAAGATGCACCATGTATGGCAGACTACTAATATTATTGTTATAATAGTTAGAAGAAAAACTCATTGTTGGCCACAAAAAGTGTGAAATCAGTATTCAAAACACTACaggtgaaggagaagaaaaatcaaaaaatgaattttttcttgTCTAGAAGTTTGCTTAAAGCATCTTTAACATCTTTGTTTCTCAGAGAGTAAATCAGAGGGTTCAGCATAGGTGTGACTAGGGAGTAGCACAAGGAAGCCAGTTTACTCAGTTCAGGAAATCTGTCAGGGGTGAGATACATGAAGAAAACAGCACCATAAAGCACACTCACAACACCCAGGTGGGAGCTACAAGTGGAGAaggctttcttccttccctctgtggAGTGTATCTTTAGAACAGTGGACACAATGTACATGTAAGAAACGACAATGACTAGGGCAGTTGGTAAGATAATGATGCCAGCTAGAGTAAAAGACACTATTTTGTGTATGGAAAGGTCAGAACAGGAGAGTCTCTGAAGGGGACGACTATCGCAGTAAAAGTGGTCAACAGCCCGAGAAGCACAAAAGGACAAAGTAAATGTCATGCTGGTCTGGAGAACAGAGCTGATGCAACCACAGAAATAACAGCCTGCCACCAGCTGAGCACAGAGACGTGTGGACATGTGAACAGAGTACAGGAGTGGGTTGCAAATGGCAATGAACCGGTCATAAGCCATAGCTGCCAGGAGAAATCCTTCAGCCACAATGAAGAGTGCAAAGAGAAAGATCTGGGCCACACAGCCTGCAAATGAGATGGACTTGCTCTCAGTCCAAAAGTTGCTCATAGCCTTCGGTGCAATAACAGACGAATAGAAGAGGTCGATGAAGGAGAGGTTGCCTAGGAAGAAATACATTGGTGTGTTGAGCCGGGGATCAGTCATAATAATGATCATCATCCCAATGTTTCCTAGAAGGATCATGGCATACACAAGCAgaaacagcaggaagagaaggatATGGAGCTCAGGGCTGACCCTGAAGCCTACAAGGATGAAGTCAGTCACTGCTGAGTGATTGCTTGTTCCCCTGTCACCCATGGAGGAGACCTGATGAGAGGCACAAGGCAAAATGAACACTCTTAGCTTGACCTTCAGTGTTACAAATAGCTGCTAAAGTACAGGGGTTTACAATACTGttctattatcatttttaatgttAGCCTCATAGGAATACTGTGACAAGTTGAATTCAAACAAGTGATACAGAATTCCAAGTACTACATTTATTTCCAGTTCCCAAAGTGGCAGAATTAGGCCTTTACCCTGTGCATTTGGtgacttttgtgttttcattatcACTGTTCTATATGTTTTCCTTCCTATTTACATACTGACTTCAATATTATGAAGTAATATTGAGATGAAAGTACCCATATTTTAAGAAGTGGCATTCAGGAAGAAGTTTAAGTGTTGTTTTAGAGATATTGTGggctttaatatttaaatttggaAAAGCTTGGAGTTTTAACTTAAGAGTTTCAGTAGATATcaaaaatgtgatttatttttttaatagcgTGCACTATCCATTGTCCATTTGGGGTCCTAAAAATAAATAGTAGTTACAAATATATTTGTAGAAATGTTTAACACATATCCTATAATTTGTCTACCAGAAGAAAGACtagtacatttttttaatgttattggaATTTGATCTTAGCATCTCATCGGTAATCCATATGCACTCTACCAGGAAGGCCAATGCCTTcccattttatttgcattttgtatTGAGATCTTGCTAATTTCTTACTCTTCTCTTGAATCTGCTGTAGAGTCTAGAAAACCTTGTGCTTATCTTACCTCTGCCCCTTGATTTGTGTCTCCAGgctcaacaaatattttaattaagattttttcctgtattttgtgATTCCAAGATAAAAAGGGGCCTATAGCATATATACATAGTACTTTaggatttaaaatagaaaaaatgatgCATAAATGTGAGTGATTATTTGCCTTTTTTATTTCCCTGTATACAAATAATGCTAGTTCATTTCTTAGAGACCTCAAGTAGATTTTTTATATTCTTCTATTAATAAAGCAATCTACCCCTTTTTCAGTTTGGACTTTGCATTTTTTAGTTGGGTAATTAAAATTATTACAAAAATTAATGTAACATTTTATTATGTCAGACATTTTCCTAAATGCTTCACTCATATTCCTTTAATCTATTAGGCAATAAAATTAGAAGATAATATATATTTCATGTTTACAAATGAGGTACAAAACATATTAAATCTTGAAATTCATCTACTGTGGTCAGAACTGTAATTTGACATGAAAAAATATAGCCGCAGAATCCATGTTATTGGTCATTCTTAGGACTTAGAGTATACTGTACTTGTATTTTGATGAATGCTTTCTCATAATTAATtacctggctccatgtttttgaATATTAAGTTAAACTTACTTATCCTTAATATGAATTTCCCTAATTCTTCATTTGAGGtcaaaatgtgttttctaaaattattcatatttttctcaCCTAACAGTAACCTCCTTAAGACCCCCTATGACTCTTACTCCATATATTGTAAGTATAATATATAGCATCTGGGAAATGGGAACTAATTAGTAAATATGAATCATATAGACATATTATGAATGATTATTGAATATGTAGACTTGGAGAAAATAGAAGTCTGTGTAATATCACAGTGAATAACATGGGCTTTTGTGTGAAATACATGTAGGTTCTGGAtcagtttctccttctttttAGCTGGAACCTTGGGCAAATTCCTTGGGCCACAGAGTCTTTGTATGTAAAGGGAAGATAAGTCCTTTTGTGGACATAGAATGACATAGGTAGATAAATCACATTGACAAATTATAGAAAAGTATTCCATAAATGATAACTGTTATTTCTTCCATCAGACTTTTCAGTATTCctaagaaacaacaaaacaattcataacaTGTACACAGCTCCTTGTGATAAGCCATTCTAAATTAAGTACAGGAATCACTGAAACTATTAAAAGTTTATAGAAAGTGAAGACcactttaagaaatttatttactCTAACTGAGAATAAAATATGAGTATAAAAATAGTAgcattaagccgggcggtggtggcgcacgcctttaatcccagcactcgggaggcagagccaggcggatcgctgtgagttagaggccagcctgggctaccaagtgagctccaggaaaggcgcaaaactacgcagagaaaccctgtctcgaaaaaccaaaaaaaaaaaaaaaaaaaaatagtagcatTATATGTTATTTCCATagttattttaaatgttgaaaataGAATATTCATTAACTTAGTAAGCAATTAGGTATACAGATAATTACAATCTAGATTATACTTCTCAGGCCAAAGAAAAGTAAGATATCTAAATAGAGAAAGAGCCTGAAGTagtcataaaataatttaaaaaacaatatattttttcacttttctttaatatTGTCTGTAGGTAAGAATGAATACTATTTTAATTTACAAGAATTATTGTTATAAATTGATAATATTTATTGCTATAGCTCATTCTACATTgtgttttaatattaaaattttaatattactCCCTCTTTCACAATAGCTTTCTTGAGATCAAGTTCAGGTGTTGTCTGTATATTTACCATCACCATGGCTTTCTGAGTCTAGTAATAGAAATGAATCATTGGAACACATATTTATTATGACTAATTGGTAATAGCTGAATGATATGAGGATTCAGAATGAGGGCAATATTCAATAAACTTATGCTATGAATTAGATAGTTTATAACAACAGAAACATTAGTAAATTCTACCTTGTGAAAGGGATCCTTTCCAGAGCACCTAACAAACAAAAGTCAGTTTGTGGCATTTATAATTTGTCAAATTGCAAATGTAAAAGTTACTTTTACCTTGTGTAGTGTGGTAGTTTGTCAGATTCTGTTCAAGATGAAACAGAATTATGATGCTTCCCTTTTTGATGTTGCTTGTTTTAGTTCCACAAATGGCAAACAAAAAGTTAATTATCTGtgaaaaattactttgagattaaGATTAATCCACCCTACAAATGCATATTCATTATCCTACTCTTAGAGTAGCACCTTCTCAGAGAAAAAAGGTCACGTATGTTCCTTGTAACTTTATGAACTAAACTGCCCTTTAGCTGTTGAATTCTTGAAAAATTTCTGAGGTCTATTTCAGAAGAGAATAAAGTGAATTTTCTGTCAGAGTTGAGGCAATCCGGAGAATTGTGTTATGAAACTGCAGAAGGCAATGCAGCCTCCCCTGCATCTTTGGATTATTGCACACTTATAAGGAAGGGAGATTGGCTATCATGTGTAGATAAGTAAAGGCCCTGATCATATGGTTTCTCTAATAAGTCTGCCCAAACATAAAGCACAGTTATTCATGAGGGCTTTGGACTTGGAATAACAGGGCAATGTTTTCAAACAATTACAACGGTAAGATTTCTCTCACCCTCTGGGAGACAGAACTCCGGAGAGAGAAGGAATTAGGTCAATTATTAAAACATCTGTGATCTAGAACAAAAAGTTAAGAGGAGTACAGAAGATCTAGAAGATTAGGTAATACAAAATTTGTATCAGATGTAAAATACAGAATTTTATCTTTCCTTCTGTGAATCCTTTTAGGCTGACAAACAGGATCTTCTGGAAGGAAATtctacaaagaaaaggaaatgttttcagtTTACCTTTATGACGTAAGTTTTTATAAGAAGGGAAAACAGATAATAAAGTAACAAAATCTTGATCAGACACACAAAACTAATTTCTGTCCTATTCTGGAATTCCATTCACTAAAATGTCTCCCTGTTTTCAATTATATCTTGTGATAAAAATtgatgataaaatatataaaaatagagaatAGTGTATGGACAATATCTAACAAAGGCTGTCTAGCTTATCAGTGGAATTTAATAATGGCTATCTACATTTAAACTTGGGTGTACTTCTAAATTTAGTTGCCTGAAAGGTATTTCTCCGGCTATCATGTTGTCACATATCAGTTTAATGATTTCTCAttgattgtatattttaaataattttaggaTCTCTTCTAGCATTGGCAAAAAAATTCacaatttgtgttttaaaaattaaaggacaATCTAGATgtcataaatatattaaatataaaccataaaaatgaataagcaaaCTGGAGAACATATTGGTACTCAGGGAGTCCTAACATGTGCAGCTAGTCAAAAGCTCCTTCACATACAAAGGCCATAAGTTGACATCTGGTGTCTTCAATCACTctctaaattctttctttttttattttttactttattttttattaagaaaattttgttcattttaaataccaatcacagatccccctctcactcctcctcccaccccaccccccagccttctcccccagaCCACTCCCtagcccctcctccaaaaagataaggcccgccatggggagtcagtaaagcctggtacattcagttgaggcaggtccaagcctatCCTCCTTCATCAaagctgtgcaagatgtcccccaccttaggtaatgggctccaaaaagtcagttcatgcaaCAGGTATagatcctgttcccactgccagggggggccttaaacagaccaagctatacaactgtctcacttatgcagaggacctagtccagtcacatgcaggctccacagctcttggtttaaatttcatgagttcccactagcttggttcctTTAtatctgtatgtttccccatcatgatcttgatgcctcttgctaatagaatccctcttcccttttcttcaactggacttctggagcttagCCTGATGCTTGTGCCGgctctctacatctgtttccatcagttactggatgaaggctctatgatgatagttaaggtattcaccaatcttaTTACTGGGGTAGactagctcaggcaccctcttcactgttgttagtagtctaagctggggtcatgcttgtggattcctgggaacatccctagcaccaggtttcttcctatacccatgatgtctccatcatgatatctcttccattgctctcccactctatccctgttccaggTTAATCATCCtcttcccttatgttctcatctcccatcctctACCCTCAATTGCCcaccccctcactcccagtttactcagggggtatcatctatttccccttcccagggtgatccatgcatctctcttagagtcttccttgttacctagcttctctggagctgtgggttgtagtctggttatcctttgctttacatctagtatccacttaatgagtgagtgagtacttcccatgtttgtctttctgagtctgggctacctcactcaagatgatattttctagtaccatccatttgcctgcaaatttcatgatattattattttttactgctgagtagtactccattgtgtatatgtaccacattttctttattcattcttcagttgagggacatctaggttgtttccaggttctggctattatgaataatgctgctatgaacatagttgagcaagtgtccttttggtaggattgagcattccttgggtatatgcccaagagtggtatcactgggtcttcaggtagattgatttccaattttctgagaaactgctctactgatttccaaagtggctgtacaagtttgcactcccattaacagtgaaggagtgttccccttgctccacattttcTCAACATAAgatgtcatcagtgtttttgatcttagccattctgacaggtataaggtgatatctcagtgtcgttttgattttcatttccctaatgactctttcagccatttgagattcttctgttgagaattctctatttagatatATACCCCATTTTTCAatttggattgtttggtattttgatgactagtttcttgagttctttatatattttggagatcagccctccaccagatgtggggttgttgaggatgttttcccatcctgtagactattgttttgtcttatttaccatgtcctttgctctacaaaacttctcagtttcaggaggtcccatttttaatttttactctcaatgtctgtgctactgggtGTTATgtttaagaagtggtctcctgtgccaatgtgttcaaggctgcttcctactttctcttctatcaggttcaatgtaactggatttatgttcaggtctttgatccacttggacttgagttttgtgcatggtgacagatatggatctatttgcaatcttctacgttgacatccagttatgccagcaccatttgttgaagatgctttctttttttcattgtacagtcttggcttctttgtcaaaaatcaggtgttcatatgtatgcagattaatgtcagcattttcagttcaattccattggtccacatgtcaatttttatgccaGTAACAAGTTGGTTTTACTACTATAACTCTATAGCAGAGCTCTAGTTTAAGaatgatgatgcctccagaggttactttattgtacagaattgttttcgCTAtcctaagttttttgtttttccatttgaaattGAACATTGTTCTTtcaatgtctgtgaagaattgtgttgggatttttagaGGAttccattgaatctgtagattgcttttggtaagattgccatttttactatgttaatccctacttatccatgagcatgagagatatttccattttctgatatcttcttcaatttctttcttcaaagacttaaaattattgtcatacaagtctttcacttgcttagagttatcCCAAtgcacagctgctcagactcaagtaaacacagagacttatattaattaaaactgctcagccattagctcaggctaactattgactagctcttccacttaaacttagcccatttctgttaatctatatgtcaccacgtattctgtggctttacctatgtgcccttacatgctgctccctggacagcggggctggcatctcctcactctgctcttcctcttcctagcattccttgtctgcttatcccacctatacttcctgcctgactactggccaatcagtgttttattaaaccagtatacaaaagcattatcccactgcaccccaaggtattttattttatttgtggctattgtgaaggtgatgttcctctgatttctttctcggtccatttatcatttgtatgtaagagagctactgatttttttgagttaatcttgtatcctgccacattgctgaaggtgcTGAAGTTCccaggtagaatttttggggtcactcatatatactattatatcctctgaaaatagtgaaagtttgacttcttcctttttaatttgtatccccttgatctccttttgttgtcttattgctctagctaaaacttcaagtactatattgaataagtatggggagagtggacagccttgtcttgttcctgattttagtggaatagctttgagtttttctccatttaatttgatgttggctgttggcttgctgtaaattgcctttattatgtttaggaatgttccttgtatttctgatctctctagaacctttatcatgaagggatgttggattttgtcaaaggctttttcagcatctaatgagatgatcctgtgggttttttctctttcagtttgtttatatggtggattacattgacagattttcatatgttgagccatccatgcatctctgggatgaagcctacttgatcgtggtggataatttttttaatgtgttcttggatttggtttgccagtattttaatgagtatttttacatcaatgttgatgagggagattggtctgtaattctctttctttgttgcatctttgtgtggtttgggtatcagggtaaacgtagcctcataaaaagtttggcagtgttccttctgtttttattgttcaaAACAGTTCGAAGAGATTGgtactagctcttctttgaaattctggtagaattctgtgctgaaaccatctgttcctgggcttttttttttttaaatcgggagaattttaatgacttttttttttatttccttaggtgttataggttgctttaaattgtttatctcatcttgattaattttagtatgtggtacctatccagaaaattatccatttcttttagattttccaattttgtaaatacagatgttgcacaaatcctaaattgtcttataataaaaaatccgGAGCCAGATACTTTTgtctctcttttgttcttttgaacaagtcactagagaaacttctcaccttGTCAACTCTATGACTCCTCTGACCGAATGCCTTTGAATCCTCAACTGAAAAAGCTCTCAGCCGAAAGGCTTCAACCAAAAGgccctctagttcctgtctcctcacgctgTATATGCCTTACAAAGAtatagatggatctctgcctcctgagtgctaggattaaaggtgtgtatcaccaccacctggcttctgtgtttaatctagtgactggctctgacCTCTGATCCTTAGGCTAGCTTTATTggatacacaatgtatcaccacaggtttttgaagtatgacctgatgattctctggattgtTTTCCTCATTatttgttgttatgtctccctttcaatttctgattttgttaatttggatattttttttctctgccttttggttagtttggataagggcttgtctatcttgttaattttctcagtgaaccaactttttgtttcattgattctttgtattgttctctttgtttctattattgatttcagctctcaattagattatttcctgttgtctatacctcctgggtgagtttgcttctttttgttctagagatttcaagtgtgctgttaagtcgctagtgtgagatttctccaacttctttatgtgggcattttgtgctatgtcccataagtttgggtatgttgtacattcattttcattgatctctagaaagtctttaatttcttgcttcatttcttccttgacccattggtgattcagttgagcattattcattttccatgagtttgtaggctttctataatttgcgttgttgttgaaatctaactttaagccatgatggtctgataaaatacaggatgttatcccaattgttttgtatctggggagatttgctttgtgactgagtatgtgatcaagtttagagaaggttccatggagtgctgagaagaatgtatattctttggtgttgtGGTGGAATgatctgtagatatctattaagtccatttgagtcataacatctgttagatctcttatttctctgttaagtttctgtctggcagactggtccattggtgagagtgggatgctgaagtctcctactattagtgtgtggggtttgatgtgcaatttaagctttagcaatgtttcttttacatatgtggatgtccttgtatttggggcataaatgttcagaattgagacttcattttgatggatttttcctgtgataaatatgtaatgtccttcccaatctcttttgatttattttagtttgaagtctattttgttagatattaggatagctacaccaacttgcttcttaagtccatttgattggaaagcctttccCCAACCCTTTAGTCTTCAGTAGTATCTGTCTtagaagttgaggtgtgtttcttatatgcagcagaaggatggatcctgttttcgtatccattccaaaaagcctttgtctttttataggcaaattgagtccattgatattgagtgatattaatgaccaatgattgttaactCCTGTTATTTCTTTGATGGTATTGTGTGTGCGTATTTCCCTTATTTGAGATTTGCTGcagtgggattatctattgccagTGTTTTCATGGGTACATCTAGCTTCCTTAggctggagttttctttctaatgatttctgtagggctggatgtgtagataggtattgtttaaatctagttttgtcttggaatattttgtgtactccatctatagtgattgaaagttttgctgggtatagtagtttgggctggcatccgtggtctcttagtgtctgtaaaacatctatccaggaccttctggcttttagagactCCATTAAGGAAttgagtgttattctgatgggtccgcctttataagtcatttggcctttttcttttgctgctcttaattttttttctttattctgtatgtttagtggtttgattatgtggcaaggggacttttttgggagtccagtctatttggtgttctataaacttcttgtatcttcataggcatttctttctttagattgggaaagttttctcttatgattttgttgaatatattttctgtgcctttgtgttggtattctcctcctccttctatctctattattcttaggttttgcttactcatggtgtcccagatttcctggacattttgtgttatgacttttttggctttagtgttttctttgattgatgaatctatttcc from Peromyscus maniculatus bairdii isolate BWxNUB_F1_BW_parent chromosome 18, HU_Pman_BW_mat_3.1, whole genome shotgun sequence carries:
- the LOC102924300 gene encoding olfactory receptor 9K2; its protein translation is MGDRGTSNHSAVTDFILVGFRVSPELHILLFLLFLLVYAMILLGNIGMMIIIMTDPRLNTPMYFFLGNLSFIDLFYSSVIAPKAMSNFWTESKSISFAGCVAQIFLFALFIVAEGFLLAAMAYDRFIAICNPLLYSVHMSTRLCAQLVAGCYFCGCISSVLQTSMTFTLSFCASRAVDHFYCDSRPLQRLSCSDLSIHKIVSFTLAGIIILPTALVIVVSYMYIVSTVLKIHSTEGRKKAFSTCSSHLGVVSVLYGAVFFMYLTPDRFPELSKLASLCYSLVTPMLNPLIYSLRNKDVKDALSKLLDKKKFIF